A region from the Kribbella shirazensis genome encodes:
- a CDS encoding alpha/beta fold hydrolase, whose translation MTDFVLVPGAWLGGWAWDGVAGVLRGAGHRVHPVTLRGLAERRGEDAGQQEHVADVVRVVEEHGLTDVVLVGHSYSGIPVGQAAGRIGERLRRVVYVDSNVPVDGQSFVDGWSAEGQAWVRDQLEQSGGVLAFPDGRGLRRPGSLRRGDRDDPGARYAASGPLDHGAGHPDAADRGAPDDVHQVPDGRCDPVVGGRRAPRLPVLATGGAQHRPLADVLPAGSTRGDPQRGRLSQATRCGVNCIRGLA comes from the coding sequence ATGACGGACTTCGTGTTGGTGCCGGGGGCTTGGCTTGGGGGTTGGGCCTGGGATGGGGTGGCTGGGGTGCTGCGGGGCGCGGGGCATCGAGTTCATCCGGTGACGTTGCGTGGGCTGGCTGAGCGGCGGGGTGAGGACGCCGGTCAGCAGGAGCATGTTGCGGATGTGGTGCGGGTGGTGGAGGAGCACGGGCTGACGGACGTCGTACTCGTGGGGCACAGCTACTCCGGGATCCCGGTGGGGCAGGCGGCGGGGCGGATCGGTGAGCGGCTGCGGCGGGTGGTGTACGTCGACTCGAACGTCCCGGTCGACGGGCAGTCTTTCGTGGACGGCTGGTCCGCGGAGGGGCAGGCGTGGGTGCGGGACCAACTGGAGCAGTCCGGCGGCGTACTGGCCTTCCCTGACGGCCGAGGACTACGCCGACCAGGATCTCTCCGCCGAGGCGATCGCGACGATCCTGGAGCGCGGTACGCCGCATCCGGGCCGCTCGATCACGGAGCCGGCCACCCTGACGCGGCCGATCGGGGAGCTCCCGACGACGTACATCAAGTGCCTGATGGACGGTGCGACCCCGTCGTCGGCGGTCGCCGAGCACCTCGGCTCCCCGTCCTGGCAACTGGCGGAGCTCAACACCGGCCATTGGCCGATGTTCTCCCAGCCGGCAGCACTCGCGGAGATCCTCAGCGCGGCCGCCTGAGTCAGGCGACGCGCTGTGGGGTGAACTGCATCCGCGGGTTGGCGTAG
- a CDS encoding LOG family protein, with amino-acid sequence MTLPSIPHVDIESLEQFDRVLAAGATTMTGWRVQSVDLTRRTAELLGLNPAGAVFLGCVLEDKADLWVRDGGGLVFPAIPALPFDAYRGRLYDADELYAGLERGYDATPDALIYAWSRQHDEKGDTSRTLAAALHDHAIADALTELPDDKPWVGVMGGHGVLRGDANYRAAVLLGRTLARRDRMVVTGGGPGAMEAANLGASLASYDDGVVDRVLAELAAVPSFRPSIATWAGAGLDVRREFPGDGGVSIPTWFYGHEPPNVFASAIAKYFSNAQREDVLLSRARGGIVYLPGAAGTVQEVFQAVTPNYYGDAATQIPLILVDINHWTTTLPVWPLLQSLSANRPMTHSVHLVNTIEEAAQLVS; translated from the coding sequence GTGACGTTGCCGAGCATTCCGCATGTGGACATCGAGTCCCTGGAGCAGTTCGATCGGGTCCTGGCCGCGGGTGCCACCACGATGACCGGCTGGCGGGTGCAGTCCGTCGATCTGACCCGGCGTACGGCGGAACTCCTCGGGCTGAACCCGGCCGGCGCTGTGTTCCTCGGCTGCGTGCTGGAGGACAAGGCCGACCTCTGGGTGCGCGACGGCGGCGGGCTGGTGTTCCCGGCGATCCCGGCGCTGCCGTTCGACGCGTACCGCGGCCGGCTGTACGACGCCGACGAGTTGTACGCCGGTCTGGAGCGCGGGTACGACGCGACGCCGGACGCGCTGATCTACGCCTGGTCCCGTCAGCACGACGAGAAGGGCGACACGAGCCGCACCCTCGCCGCGGCGCTCCACGACCACGCGATCGCCGACGCCCTGACGGAGCTGCCAGACGACAAGCCGTGGGTCGGCGTGATGGGCGGTCACGGCGTCCTGCGGGGCGACGCGAACTACCGCGCCGCCGTACTGCTCGGGCGAACGCTTGCCCGCCGGGACCGGATGGTCGTCACGGGCGGCGGTCCGGGCGCGATGGAGGCGGCGAACCTCGGTGCGTCGCTGGCGTCGTACGACGACGGGGTCGTGGATCGTGTGCTGGCCGAGCTGGCCGCAGTACCGTCGTTCCGCCCGTCGATCGCGACGTGGGCCGGTGCCGGGCTCGACGTACGGCGTGAGTTCCCGGGCGACGGTGGTGTGTCGATCCCGACGTGGTTCTACGGTCACGAGCCGCCGAACGTGTTCGCGTCCGCGATCGCGAAGTACTTCTCCAACGCGCAGCGCGAGGACGTCCTGCTCAGCCGGGCCCGCGGCGGCATCGTCTACCTCCCGGGCGCCGCCGGCACCGTGCAGGAGGTCTTCCAGGCCGTCACCCCCAACTACTACGGCGACGCCGCGACCCAGATCCCCCTCATCCTGGTCGACATCAACCACTGGACGACCACACTCCCCGTCTGGCCGCTACTCCAGTCCTTGTCGGCCAACCGCCCCATGACCCACTCCGTCCACCTCGTCAACACCATCGAAGAAGCCGCTCAGCTGGTCAGCTAG
- a CDS encoding aspartate aminotransferase family protein, which produces MTHAELWERHKAVMPAWLALYYEEPIEIVQGSGRRVTDGEGNTYLDFFAGILTNAIGYDIAEIADAVREQLASGIAHTSTVYLIRKQIELAEQIAELSGIPDAKVFFANSGTEANETALLLATQARRSNQVLAMRNSYHGRAFGTVAITGNRGWSASSLSPVNVQYVQGAYRYRSPFRDLPDAEYIKVCVDDLRNVIETTTSGDVACLIAEPIQGVGGFSSPPDGLYAAFKEVLDEFGILFVSDEVQTGWGRTGDHFWGIQAHDVVPDAMTFAKGLGNGFAIGGVVARGDLMDSIKANSLSTFGGNPISTSAAKATIDYLLDKDLQANAAKRGAQLADGLRGISDEYPELGDVRGKGLMLAAEIVKPDDNSPDAAATAKLQQETKNRGLLIGKGGLYGNVLRMAPPMTLTEEEATEALEIIRDSFNTLR; this is translated from the coding sequence ATGACACATGCGGAGCTCTGGGAGCGTCACAAGGCCGTCATGCCTGCTTGGCTCGCGTTGTACTACGAGGAGCCGATCGAGATCGTGCAGGGGTCCGGCCGCCGGGTCACCGACGGGGAGGGCAACACCTATCTCGACTTCTTCGCCGGCATCCTGACCAACGCGATCGGGTACGACATCGCGGAGATCGCGGACGCGGTGCGTGAGCAGCTTGCCTCCGGCATCGCGCACACCTCGACGGTGTACCTGATCCGGAAGCAGATCGAGCTGGCCGAGCAGATCGCGGAGCTGTCCGGGATCCCGGACGCCAAGGTCTTCTTCGCGAACTCCGGTACCGAGGCGAACGAGACGGCCCTGCTGCTCGCCACCCAGGCCCGCCGGTCCAACCAGGTGCTGGCGATGCGCAACTCGTACCACGGCCGCGCGTTCGGCACCGTCGCGATCACCGGCAACCGCGGCTGGTCCGCGAGCAGCCTGTCGCCGGTGAACGTGCAGTACGTGCAGGGCGCGTACCGGTACCGCAGCCCGTTCCGGGACCTGCCCGACGCGGAGTACATCAAGGTCTGCGTCGACGACCTGCGCAACGTCATCGAGACCACGACCTCGGGCGACGTCGCCTGCCTGATCGCGGAGCCGATCCAGGGCGTCGGCGGGTTCTCCTCGCCGCCGGACGGGCTGTACGCCGCGTTCAAGGAGGTCCTGGACGAGTTCGGGATCCTGTTCGTCTCCGACGAGGTGCAGACCGGGTGGGGCCGCACCGGCGACCACTTCTGGGGCATCCAGGCGCACGACGTCGTACCGGACGCGATGACGTTCGCGAAGGGGCTCGGCAACGGGTTCGCGATCGGCGGGGTGGTCGCCCGGGGTGACCTGATGGACAGCATCAAGGCGAACTCGCTGTCCACGTTCGGCGGCAACCCGATCTCGACGAGCGCGGCGAAGGCGACGATCGACTACCTGCTCGACAAGGACCTGCAGGCGAACGCGGCCAAGCGCGGCGCGCAACTGGCCGACGGCCTGCGCGGCATCTCCGACGAGTACCCCGAGCTCGGCGACGTCCGCGGCAAGGGTCTGATGCTCGCCGCCGAGATCGTCAAGCCCGACGACAACAGCCCCGACGCGGCCGCCACGGCGAAACTCCAGCAGGAGACCAAGAACCGCGGCCTGCTGATCGGCAAGGGCGGCCTCTACGGCAACGTCCTCCGGATGGCCCCGCCCATGACCCTCACCGAGGAAGAGGCCACCGAGGCCCTCGAGATCATCCGGGACTCCTTCAACACCCTCCGCTGA
- a CDS encoding amino acid ABC transporter permease: MSAVLYDVPGPRAKARNRILNVVVIVGLLAVVGWVVYRLNESGQFAERRWIQFTYSSIQQELWGGLLNTLKAAGLAAVLALLFGAVFAAARISDHWWFRAPATFVVELFRAIPLLILMFFFYYGSLQFDLGLTPFWAVVFGLTLYNGSVLAEVFRAGIAAVPKGQREAAYATGLRKNQVVRLILLPQAITSMLPAIVSQLVVLLKDTALGFIITYAELLYVAKQMGGRLQYGFPYIPTYIVVAIIYIGLCSLLSVVARYLEGRSRRQRRTRGTPPPSAAEAATSVEAPL; encoded by the coding sequence ATGAGTGCGGTCCTGTACGACGTACCCGGCCCGCGGGCGAAGGCACGCAACCGGATCCTCAACGTGGTCGTCATCGTCGGCCTGCTGGCCGTCGTCGGCTGGGTGGTCTACCGGCTGAACGAGAGCGGACAGTTCGCCGAACGCCGCTGGATCCAGTTCACCTACTCGTCGATCCAGCAGGAGCTGTGGGGCGGTCTGCTCAACACGCTCAAGGCGGCCGGTCTGGCCGCGGTGCTCGCGCTCCTGTTCGGTGCCGTGTTCGCGGCGGCCCGGATCAGCGACCACTGGTGGTTCCGGGCGCCGGCGACCTTCGTCGTCGAACTGTTCCGGGCCATCCCGCTGCTGATCCTGATGTTCTTCTTCTACTACGGCAGCCTGCAGTTCGACCTCGGCCTGACCCCGTTCTGGGCGGTCGTGTTCGGATTGACCTTGTACAACGGCTCGGTGCTGGCGGAGGTCTTCCGGGCCGGTATCGCCGCCGTACCGAAGGGTCAGCGGGAGGCGGCGTACGCGACCGGCCTGCGGAAGAACCAGGTGGTCCGGCTGATCCTGTTGCCGCAGGCCATCACCTCGATGCTGCCGGCGATCGTCAGCCAGCTGGTCGTACTCCTCAAGGACACCGCGCTCGGCTTCATCATCACGTACGCCGAGTTGCTCTACGTGGCCAAGCAGATGGGTGGCCGGCTCCAGTACGGCTTCCCGTACATCCCGACGTACATCGTCGTCGCGATCATCTACATCGGCCTCTGCTCGCTGCTGTCGGTGGTGGCCCGCTACCTCGAGGGCCGCTCCCGCCGCCAGCGCAGGACGCGTGGAACTCCCCCACCGTCGGCCGCCGAAGCCGCCACCTCCGTGGAAGCTCCGCTCTAA
- a CDS encoding amino acid ABC transporter permease produces MLSVLTDNWELFVDGFWTTLRLFVIAAVLSLALGTLLAGFRVSPVPAMRAIGTGYVNVVRNTPLTLVFAFLVFGAPKMQISLPTFFWSAVVALTLYTSAFVCEIVRSGINTISPGQAEAARSVGMTFIQVLGIVVLPQAFRAIVPPLTSVMIALLKNTTIAAGFSVAEAGAIPAVMAERGQNQMATLVWITIGFLILIIPLVFLQRWAERRTAVA; encoded by the coding sequence ATGCTCTCGGTCCTTACCGACAACTGGGAACTGTTCGTCGACGGTTTCTGGACCACGCTCAGGCTGTTCGTGATCGCAGCAGTGCTGAGCCTGGCGCTCGGCACCTTACTGGCCGGGTTCCGGGTCTCCCCGGTGCCGGCCATGCGTGCCATCGGCACCGGCTACGTGAACGTGGTGCGAAACACCCCGCTGACCCTGGTGTTCGCATTCCTCGTCTTCGGCGCTCCGAAGATGCAGATCTCGCTGCCGACGTTCTTCTGGTCCGCGGTGGTCGCGCTGACGCTGTACACGTCGGCGTTCGTCTGCGAGATCGTCCGGTCCGGGATCAACACGATCTCGCCCGGCCAGGCCGAGGCCGCCCGCTCGGTCGGCATGACGTTCATCCAGGTGCTCGGCATCGTCGTACTCCCGCAGGCCTTCCGGGCGATCGTGCCGCCGTTGACCAGCGTGATGATCGCGTTGCTGAAGAACACCACGATCGCGGCCGGTTTCTCCGTCGCGGAGGCCGGTGCGATCCCGGCGGTGATGGCCGAACGCGGTCAGAACCAGATGGCCACGCTCGTCTGGATCACCATCGGCTTCCTGATCCTGATCATTCCCCTGGTCTTCCTGCAGCGGTGGGCCGAGCGACGGACGGCGGTGGCCTGA
- a CDS encoding glutamate ABC transporter substrate-binding protein, with product MRMRNLVATLGVAALALTAAACGGDEPTTGGGGNAASDACGDLHKFDVASGVDVAGSATFTKIKSKGAPVVGVKADQPNLGYKDADGKRCGFDIEVARMVAANLGFDPDKIEYKEIPSANRETAIAGGEIDYYVGTYSITDKRKKQVGFAGPYFIAGQDLLVRKADTSMDAGKTALKGKKVCSATGSTPIQRVKDEQLTEASNISEFKTYSECVSQLLDNKVDAVTTDDAILKGYAATAPDELKVVGKPFSTEKYGIGVPLADKALRDKVNSILETSASDGTWKKIYDETLGKSGSDSTPPPLEKY from the coding sequence ATGAGAATGCGCAACCTCGTCGCCACGCTCGGCGTCGCGGCGCTCGCGCTGACCGCTGCCGCCTGCGGAGGGGACGAGCCCACGACGGGCGGCGGCGGCAACGCGGCGTCCGACGCCTGCGGTGACCTCCACAAGTTCGACGTGGCCAGCGGCGTGGACGTCGCCGGCAGTGCGACCTTCACCAAGATCAAGAGCAAGGGCGCTCCGGTCGTCGGGGTCAAGGCCGACCAGCCGAACCTCGGCTACAAGGACGCCGACGGCAAGCGCTGCGGTTTCGACATCGAGGTCGCCCGGATGGTGGCGGCCAACCTCGGCTTCGACCCGGACAAGATCGAGTACAAGGAGATCCCGTCGGCGAACCGGGAGACCGCGATCGCCGGTGGTGAGATCGACTACTACGTCGGCACCTACTCGATCACCGACAAGCGCAAGAAGCAGGTCGGGTTCGCCGGCCCGTACTTCATCGCCGGCCAGGACCTGCTGGTCCGCAAGGCCGACACCTCGATGGACGCCGGCAAGACCGCGCTGAAGGGCAAGAAGGTCTGCTCGGCCACCGGGTCCACCCCGATCCAGCGGGTCAAGGACGAGCAGCTGACCGAGGCGAGCAACATCTCCGAGTTCAAGACCTACTCCGAGTGCGTCTCGCAGCTGCTGGACAACAAGGTCGACGCCGTCACCACCGACGACGCGATCCTCAAGGGCTACGCGGCCACCGCGCCGGACGAGCTGAAGGTCGTCGGCAAGCCGTTCAGCACCGAGAAGTACGGCATCGGCGTGCCGCTGGCCGACAAGGCGCTGCGTGACAAGGTGAACTCCATCCTGGAGACGTCGGCCTCCGACGGCACCTGGAAGAAGATCTACGACGAGACGCTCGGCAAGTCGGGTTCGGACTCGACGCCGCCGCCGCTCGAGAAGTACTGA
- a CDS encoding amino acid ABC transporter ATP-binding protein, translating into MVALTGVNKHFGDLHVLKDINLSIAKGEVIVVIGPSGSGKSTLCRAINRLEPIDSGTITLDGQPLPSEGRALARLRADVGMVFQSFNLFAHKTILQNVTLGPCKVRKADTKQAEQRAMELLERVGVANQASKYPAQLSGGQQQRVAIARALAMDPKVILFDEPTSALDPEMIKEVLDVMIDLAKQGMTMVVVTHEMGFARTAANRVVFMADGEIVEEATPETFFTNPTSRRAQDFLGKILKH; encoded by the coding sequence CTGGTGGCGCTGACCGGTGTCAACAAGCATTTCGGCGACCTGCACGTCCTGAAGGACATCAACCTGTCCATCGCCAAGGGCGAGGTCATCGTGGTGATCGGCCCGTCCGGGTCCGGCAAGTCGACGCTCTGCCGTGCGATCAACCGGCTGGAGCCGATCGACTCGGGCACCATCACCCTGGACGGACAGCCGCTGCCGAGCGAGGGCAGGGCCCTGGCCAGGCTGCGCGCGGATGTCGGCATGGTGTTCCAGTCGTTCAACCTGTTCGCGCACAAGACGATCCTGCAGAACGTCACCCTCGGGCCGTGCAAGGTCCGCAAGGCGGACACGAAGCAGGCCGAGCAGCGAGCGATGGAGCTGCTGGAGCGAGTGGGGGTCGCCAACCAGGCTTCGAAGTACCCGGCTCAACTGTCCGGCGGCCAGCAACAGCGCGTCGCGATCGCCCGGGCGCTGGCGATGGACCCGAAGGTCATCCTGTTCGACGAGCCCACTTCGGCGCTCGACCCGGAGATGATCAAAGAGGTCCTCGACGTGATGATCGACCTGGCCAAGCAGGGCATGACGATGGTCGTGGTCACGCACGAGATGGGCTTCGCGCGGACCGCGGCGAACCGGGTGGTGTTCATGGCCGACGGCGAGATCGTCGAGGAGGCCACGCCGGAGACCTTCTTCACCAACCCGACCTCGAGGCGGGCCCAGGACTTCCTCGGCAAGATCCTCAAGCACTGA